The genome window TCTGCTTTGCATTTGGGTTCTCACGTATGAGTTCTCTAAGTTTTTCTAATTGTTGATCTAGTGGAATAGACGGTCTTTTTTCTTTACTTTTAGTTTTCCTAACAACAGGGATTGGGATTTTATAATCACTATTGTTTTCTTTTAATTCTTGTATACAATTCTTACAGAGAAATGAATTCTTGAAGTAGGTAAGCTCTTCGATTGAATTGCACATTTTACAGGACACACCATTATATTTACTTACACTCAATAAGCATGCCTCAGGATCTATAAAAAATTCTAAAGAGTCTCCAGCATCGATTCCCATTGTTAACCGAATCTCCTTCGGAATAACTATCCTACCTAGTGAATCTAAGGGACGACTCATACCAGTGGTCTTCAAAATATTATCCTCCTTTTTGATCTTATGTGAGTTATTTAAAATTGTAGGAAGGAAACTACTACATCCTTTTCAACAAACGCAGTTTATTGCTTAACTGGTTTATATGAGCTTGTGAATTACTAAACATATTGGCATATACAGAGATTGTGTGGCATTGGGATCTTTCTTATATAAATCTGAAAGCAATGGAGCCATAACCTCCTTAAGTTGTAAAACTATTTATTCATATAAAGGATCATAAGTGTATATATCCAACTACTACATATCAATGCACCTTTGTTAGAAGTTAAGTTATCATTCGATTCACAGAAAAACTACAGGGATGTCCAAAATACCTGCAAAGTATTACACGCGTTTGTTCATCTATAAAGATTTCTAACGAATCATGCGTAGAAGTATTAGATCTCTTTGGGAATTACGAAGCGACCTGTAAAGCTTAATAGTCTTGTCATTTTTGCCTAAAGCATCCTGAAGATTTCTTCTAAATTCAAAAATAAAGAAACAAGACAGAAGTATTGATTTTGTACCAAAAGATGGTATTATTATGAATATATAAAAACCCTAATTATAATATATGTTTACCAATTCTAATTTTTATTGTTATGTGTATCATATAAGATCGCTGAAAGGGTGGTTTATTCATGGAAATCACACCTACGATTAGAGCAGAATTAGGAAAACACTTAAAAAGAGAAGGATTGACCATGACCGGTTTTGCGCTTATTGCAGGCATGAATCCTGGAACTGTAAGTGGCATAGTAACCGGCAATCGCATTATTTCGGCTCTCCAATTGGATCTCATTACAAAAGGAATGAACTTACCCCCTGACCATTTTTTTGATATCTACGTTAACGAGTGTGTGTTAGACAAACCTACTAATTGGAAAAGAATAAGTCCTTTCTTGTATAGATGTATAAAACTTAATAGATTGGATTGCTTAAAAAAAGTGGTAGGAATGCTGCTAGACAATCCCACTTATTTGTCTCAACTATTTGATCTAGCCGAAGAGTCGTTGAAAAATGGATATAAAGAAGCTGCTGCTTATCTATTCGAAAATGTTGCAGAGAGTGAAAAGCATCAGCACTCAGAACGACTTGCTATGTCACAATATCGCTTATTCCAACTTGCTATAGGAAAAGATCGAAATCGGAACCTTGACGCTGCTACTAAATTTGAAACATTTGTGAATCGGCTAAGCGAAGTTGATCAACTTGATGCCTTAAAAGATTTATCGAATGTATTCAGATCATTGAGTAAATGGGACAAGGTTTATAAGTATTCTGAACAGATGGGACGAATGGGTAAAGCCTACTATGATTTAGTTCATAATTCTGAACGTAAAGAACAGGAATCACATAAAAATTTAAGTAGACCTTTATTCGTATACATAGCGTACGCTGAATTAATGTGTGCTAATGCATGTGATGCAAAAGGAAATCACAAACTGGCATTAAAGCATCTAAATAACTATACCGATTTAAGTTGGGTAAAAGAGAAGGACCCTGATACACTGCTTTGGATTGGTAAATTTCAACACTGGGCGAAAATCAATACATACGTAAACAGATTAATGTCTGGAGATGTGAGTGTTCTACCGGATTACGTAGATTATATGGCTGGAGAAGAACACATTTTTGCAGAGCTTCTTAACGTGATTGAAGCAGCCAACCGATACAATGTGGATGTGGACTATATACTCCAGCGTTTTGAATCTAAAATAGCAGCGTATCAAGAATCATCTTCTTCAGACATGTACTCACAACAATTTTTGCCTCAACAGTACGCACGATTTTGGTACAAGTTGGCTAAATACAGTCTGAATAAAGGCAGATATCCGTATGGGTTTAAATGTTTAATACATTCATTAGAAAAAGCTGGTACAATTAATCATGCACGACTTATTGCTAATTGTGCAGGCCTGTTTGACCGTTTCAGAGAGTATGCAGCTCCTGAAACACTGGCCCAATACCATTTTATTTATCAGGAGGTGTGGGAGACAAATGATGAAAAAGATGGCTTTGTTTTTGATGACGAGTAGTCTTGTTCTGGTATTTGCCCTGCCAGTTCAGGCTACTGCGACTCAGTACCTGGTCCAACTTCAAGAACACATTGGTGGAGCATAATTAGGTAGTGACCAGCTTAAAAAGCTGGTCTTTTTTGATGTTTCAATAATGATCTTATGACGTGGACTAATTTAGAAAAATGATTTTGTAACCAATCTAATTTGCAAATAAGTATTAAAGATGTAAAGAGTTAAGTAAATTTAGACGAGTCAAACAATCATTTTTTCAAGCACCCCCTATGCAAAAATAAACAGCTTATTACATAACGTAATTTATTGTTATATAAAATGCATTTTTTGTGAGTATAATACAAACTCATGTCATAATATGTAATAAATTGAGATCTTCTAGTTATCTTATTACCAGTTCATAAAGCTCTTTTTAATTCAAGCAAATAAATTTTTATTAAATAAATTTTTTTGTTTTCTGACTGTTAAAATTTGTTTAGCTTTTTCCACATTCAACCCTAAAATGAGATACATTAGGAGGGAATGAGATATGGATTCTGCTATAGTATTGGATCAAGAGCTAGAAGATGCTCGAAAACGATTATATGAGCTAACTGAACTGTATGGTCTTAGTCATGCTTGTGTACTTGAACAGTCTATGTTTTTGGATGAACTGATAAATGAACACAATCGTATCTCACAACTAAAGAAGAAATTAGTAACTCTTTCGTGTGCAGAAAAAACTTTAAATTATCACGAAATACAATAACTGAAGATTTTTTATAATTAAAGCTTTAAGGCTATTCTCCTCAGGGGCCGTTATTATATACATCATATATTGTTCAAGTGGACAATTGAAGATATCATCGAGGGTTTTGAAGTCGGAGTGCAATTACGCTTGATAAATGTCGTACTTGTTTTTTTATAGGTGAGTTACGGGAATGC of Paenibacillus polymyxa M1 contains these proteins:
- a CDS encoding helix-turn-helix domain-containing protein translates to MEITPTIRAELGKHLKREGLTMTGFALIAGMNPGTVSGIVTGNRIISALQLDLITKGMNLPPDHFFDIYVNECVLDKPTNWKRISPFLYRCIKLNRLDCLKKVVGMLLDNPTYLSQLFDLAEESLKNGYKEAAAYLFENVAESEKHQHSERLAMSQYRLFQLAIGKDRNRNLDAATKFETFVNRLSEVDQLDALKDLSNVFRSLSKWDKVYKYSEQMGRMGKAYYDLVHNSERKEQESHKNLSRPLFVYIAYAELMCANACDAKGNHKLALKHLNNYTDLSWVKEKDPDTLLWIGKFQHWAKINTYVNRLMSGDVSVLPDYVDYMAGEEHIFAELLNVIEAANRYNVDVDYILQRFESKIAAYQESSSSDMYSQQFLPQQYARFWYKLAKYSLNKGRYPYGFKCLIHSLEKAGTINHARLIANCAGLFDRFREYAAPETLAQYHFIYQEVWETNDEKDGFVFDDE
- a CDS encoding AbrB/MazE/SpoVT family DNA-binding domain-containing protein is translated as MKTTGMSRPLDSLGRIVIPKEIRLTMGIDAGDSLEFFIDPEACLLSVSKYNGVSCKMCNSIEELTYFKNSFLCKNCIQELKENNSDYKIPIPVVRKTKSKEKRPSIPLDQQLEKLRELIRENPNAKQNEYAQQLEVSQSRISMLKKLL
- a CDS encoding aspartyl-phosphate phosphatase Spo0E family protein, with product MDSAIVLDQELEDARKRLYELTELYGLSHACVLEQSMFLDELINEHNRISQLKKKLVTLSCAEKTLNYHEIQ